The Syntrophorhabdales bacterium nucleotide sequence CAGCCCGATATGAAAACGGGAGAAGTCCATCTTGAAGATGTCCCCGAAAAAAGGGAAATACTGACCCTGGCTGACTTCGTAAAGCTCGATGCTATGGAAGCACAAACACTGACGGGGACCAATGTTCTAAAGGACCAGGCTGATATACTGGAAAGCTGGGGTAGTTCAGAGAGCGTAATCACGTGTGCAGAAGGAGTACTGGTCCGCAAAAAGGGCGCAACGACGTTCTTCAAGTTCACAAACAGCAGCATTCCGGGCAGGATGGGTCGCGGCGATACCGTTATGGGGTCGTACCTCGCGCGCAGGCTCGATCACTCTATTGAAGACTCACTCCGATTCGCGGTAGCGTTGACATCGATCAAGCTGGAGGCCGCTGGCCCGTTTAAGGGCAGTATGGAGGAGGTCCTCGCAAAAATGCAACAGGTTGAGTGACCTGTGCCCACATAAGAAAACAGCAACCGCGCGCTCAAGGAGGCTTGATGGACCTGAGAGACTTCATCGGGATATGCGAGAAAGAGGGGCAGCTCAAGAGGGTCAGGACAGAAGTCGGCTGGGACCTGGAACTTTCGCATGTGTCAAAGGTTGTGGAAGGCCGGGGCGGTCCGGCGCTGCTCTTTGAAAAGGTGAAGGGATACACCATCCCGGTGTTCACGGGTGCCTTCGCAACCACGCAGAGACTCGGCCTGCTGCTCGGGAAGGGTACGCGGTTGTCCATGGTCGAGCTCACGAAGGAGTGGATGGAGCTTGCCACGCAGCAACCGGTCAAGCCGAACGAGCAGGAACATGGGCCGATCTTCGAAAACGTTTTGAGCGGTGACGCTGTGGATATGTTCATGTTCCCCTCGCCACGCTTTTACGAACTCGATGGGGGCCGCTACTTCGGCACGACTGTCTTTCTGGTCGTCGAGGATCCGGAGACCGGCGAGATGAACCTAGGGACGTACCGGATGCAGGTCCTGGACAAGACCACGGTGGGTGTACAGATCCTCAAGGGAAAGCGGGGCGACAGGATCCTCCAGAAGTACCGCAAGGCTGGCAGGAAGATGCCAGCGTGCGCCGTTATCGGGGCTGACCCCTTGCTCCTTCTCGCGGGAAGCGCCATGGTGGCCAAGGCGAGCGAATACGAGGTGGCCGGGGCCATACGCCGTCAACCCGTTGACCTCGTGAGGGGCAAACTGAGCGGGCTGCCTATTCCTGCAAGTGCGGAGATTGTTCTGGAAGGAGAGATCGATCCCGAGGACCTCAGGCCGGAAGGCCCCTTCGGGGAATTCACCGGCTACTATACGGATGAGCTGATCGCGCCGATCCCCAAGCCCGCCCTCCACGTGCAGCAGATCTACCACAGGAATGATCCCATCCTCTGGGAGACATGCGCGGGGAAACCGGTCACCGACAATCATGTGCTGCTCTCCTTTATTCAAGGCGCGACGATGTGGGCCGAGCTTGCCAGGATGGAGATCCCGGGCATCAAGGCCGTCTACATGCCGCCGGAGGCCGCGGGGCGCTTCTGGTCGATCGTGTCGGTGGAGCAGCTCTATCCCGGCCACGCGGAGCAGGTAGGCGCCGCAGTCGCGGCCACGAATACAGCGTCCTACTGCTGCAAGGGCATCATCGTCGTCGATCACGACATAGCCCCCGATGACCTGCCCCGTGTCTGGTGGGCGCTCGGCACCCGGTTCAATCCGGCCCGGGGCGCCCAGATCCTCAACAGAGGGAGGTCGACGCCGCTCGATCCTGCCCTCGATCCCACAGGCGACAAGCTCCTTACCTCGCGGATCATTCTGAACGCGACTATCCCCTTTGAATGGAACAACAAGCCGACAGAGGTAAAACTGTCAGAGCATGTGATGAGCAGGGTCAGGGAGCGGTGGGCGGAATACGGGATCGACTGAAGACTTTTTTTCTGCGTTTGGGCAAAGGAATGACCATGCTGTTGCATCCCTTAATCTTCGATGGTATCTGACAAATAGTTAGGCGTAACCGAGGATTAAGAGAGCATTAGCAAAAAACACGATCATCACGAGAGCTAATAAAAGGGGGTGTAATCATGCTCTACAATAAAAGGTTCCTGGTTTTCACAGCGGCAGTATTCGGGGTTGTGATTCTCACTTCATGCCAGTATGCGGTGGTGCCCGGAGACCATCAGTTTAAGTCGGACTGTGCAGCGCTGTCGGGCATGATCATAGCAAAGGACAAGATCGCCTTACCCACGAATGGTGCAATAAGCAGCTCTGCGACACTCGTCCCCGCGACGTCACAAACCGTTGACGCCAATGGCAACGTTGTGCCGGCCGTACCTGAATATTGCAAGGTACTGGGGTCCATCGCACCTCTCGACCCGAAGTCCCCGCCGATCAACTTCGAGGTCAACCTGCCGACGAAATGGAATGAGAAATCGATGCACTACGGTGGCGGAGGTCTCAACGGAATTTTGATCACCGGCTTGGCCCAACCCTACCCGCAACCGCCCAACTCCCCGACTCCCTTAGACCGGGGTTATGCGACCTTTGGAAGTGATTCGGGGCATCAAGGGGGTGGCAACGCTGCCTTCGGATTGAACAAGGAGTCGCTCCTCAACTTCTGTTACGAGCAGCTGAAAAAGACCAAGGATGCCGCATTCCACATCATCAAAACCTACTATGGGAAGGTGCCCAAGCACAGTTACTTTGATGGCAATTCCGAGGGTGGCCGCGAGGCGCACACGGTTACGCAGCGCTACCCGGATGACTATGACGGCGTGATTGCCCTCGCTCCCATCATCAATGAGGAGGGGACCCATATCCACGATAACGCGATGCTGACCGCCTTTGCTCCTGCCCCGATCGGTGGCGGCGGATGGATGAATGCGAACAAGATCAAGCTCATCGCTGACTCCACGAATGCACGTTGCGATGCGCAGGACGGCCTGGCAGACGGCATCATAAGCAAGTATGGATTCTTGGATCCGGATCTCGGGTGGCGTGCTGCCTGCCAGCACGACGTGTCGGTCCTTCGGTGCGACGGAGGGCTGGACACAGGGAACACGTGCCTCTCTGACACGCAGATCGCGGCGGTGCATGTAATCCGTGATCGGTTCGTCTTGCCCTTCAAACTGCCGAGCGGCAGTACGGGATATGTGAGCTATGGTGCGATGGGAGGAGAGGACAAGCTCAACGGATGGGCCGGACCTATCCTGGGCACAACGATTCCGCCCGTGCCGCAGCCGCCGGGGATCATGCCCAGTGAGGGTATCGGCGGTGTGGCATACTTTGGCCACACGAACATGCGCTTTTTCGTCGCCCAGGATCCGGACTTCCAGACCTATAATTTCGATCCGGTTCCCTACAAGTCCAGGATCGAGTATCTCTCATCAATCATCGATTCGATCGATCCCGACATCTCGAAGTTTCTCCACAGAGGCGGGAAGCTGATCATGAAGGACAACACCGCAGATTACCACCGCAGCGTATTCTTGGGCGTCAACTACTACAAGTCCCTGCTGGATAGATTCGGCGAGCCTACGGTTGAGAACTCTGTCAGACTGTACGTGGCCGTGGGCGCCAATCACTTCGGCCAGAATGCACCTTCTCAGGCTGATCTCGTCACTCTTCTTGAGAACTGGGTGGAGAAGGGGATAGCCCCGCCGAAAAATATTGATGGAGTGACCATGGATCCGAAGACCTTCAACGTCACCGCATCACGGCCCATGTGCGGCTACGGGCTGTATCCCAAGTACTCAGGTTCAGGCGATCCGAACATTGCCTCCAGTTTTGTTTGCACACCGCTCATGGGAAAATGATCAGGCTCTCCGGTTCTCATTATCGGATCGTCGCTCATCTTCCAGACGGGCGCGGGCCCCAAGCTCGTTGGCCATCCTGTGGTGGGCCTCGCCGGTTTTCTTCTGGCCAGCGTGCTTGGTATATGGCTTTTGATCGGCATCATGCGCGCCGGAAGGTTATGATGCTGACAGCGGTAATGCTTCACTGGTAGTGAGGAGGACCCCGTCGAGGGGAACGCCCCGTTTGTCCTGCATAAAGGCTCGTTCCGTCATGCACGTGATGGAGAATTGCAGTTCGTACGACTAGCCCGATGTTCTTCTTGCAGGCTTGTGGCCAGTATCTTCAACGGCGTCCTGTTTACAGCGTGGGTGGTCATTCCACACCCGGTGCTTCCTGTTTTCCGGTTTCTGATATTTGAGCTCGTCTACTCTGTTACGCCCGGCAATCCCCGGGCAGGTACCAACCTGGCCAGTGTATCCAGTCTGGCTCTGCCAACTATTTAAGTATTCCAACAAACATCCGAGGAATTAGATAGGCATAGAGAGTATGGCAGACACTACCAGGGCACGAGTGTGCATCAAACCGGCGTTTGGGACAAAACGAGGCGTGCAGAAAGTGACACTCTTGAGATTCTCAATCTGGCTCGCCTTCTTCACCTTCCTCACTGCAATGGCGTTGCATTGGTCAGGGTACAACGGAGGCTTCGTGTCCGGAAGAACAGTTTACAGGGTAACCATCTCCACGGGTGAGATCGCCGTTGAACACGCACAG carries:
- a CDS encoding tannase/feruloyl esterase family alpha/beta hydrolase, with product MLYNKRFLVFTAAVFGVVILTSCQYAVVPGDHQFKSDCAALSGMIIAKDKIALPTNGAISSSATLVPATSQTVDANGNVVPAVPEYCKVLGSIAPLDPKSPPINFEVNLPTKWNEKSMHYGGGGLNGILITGLAQPYPQPPNSPTPLDRGYATFGSDSGHQGGGNAAFGLNKESLLNFCYEQLKKTKDAAFHIIKTYYGKVPKHSYFDGNSEGGREAHTVTQRYPDDYDGVIALAPIINEEGTHIHDNAMLTAFAPAPIGGGGWMNANKIKLIADSTNARCDAQDGLADGIISKYGFLDPDLGWRAACQHDVSVLRCDGGLDTGNTCLSDTQIAAVHVIRDRFVLPFKLPSGSTGYVSYGAMGGEDKLNGWAGPILGTTIPPVPQPPGIMPSEGIGGVAYFGHTNMRFFVAQDPDFQTYNFDPVPYKSRIEYLSSIIDSIDPDISKFLHRGGKLIMKDNTADYHRSVFLGVNYYKSLLDRFGEPTVENSVRLYVAVGANHFGQNAPSQADLVTLLENWVEKGIAPPKNIDGVTMDPKTFNVTASRPMCGYGLYPKYSGSGDPNIASSFVCTPLMGK
- the ppcB gene encoding phenylphosphate carboxylase subunit beta, translated to MDLRDFIGICEKEGQLKRVRTEVGWDLELSHVSKVVEGRGGPALLFEKVKGYTIPVFTGAFATTQRLGLLLGKGTRLSMVELTKEWMELATQQPVKPNEQEHGPIFENVLSGDAVDMFMFPSPRFYELDGGRYFGTTVFLVVEDPETGEMNLGTYRMQVLDKTTVGVQILKGKRGDRILQKYRKAGRKMPACAVIGADPLLLLAGSAMVAKASEYEVAGAIRRQPVDLVRGKLSGLPIPASAEIVLEGEIDPEDLRPEGPFGEFTGYYTDELIAPIPKPALHVQQIYHRNDPILWETCAGKPVTDNHVLLSFIQGATMWAELARMEIPGIKAVYMPPEAAGRFWSIVSVEQLYPGHAEQVGAAVAATNTASYCCKGIIVVDHDIAPDDLPRVWWALGTRFNPARGAQILNRGRSTPLDPALDPTGDKLLTSRIILNATIPFEWNNKPTEVKLSEHVMSRVRERWAEYGID